The following proteins are co-located in the Candidatus Dormiibacterota bacterium genome:
- a CDS encoding DUF721 domain-containing protein produces the protein MLKRLGEALASWSPRGEEEGGDPLARVSAAWPQVVGAEVARNSQPVRIAGDALVVATRSSAWSEQLSFLSERILASLRERFGLKEVRRLRFRGGRFVRPAAARVIRGSVGSGTRRRVRARDATSSPEEAIARFRVDVTRARRAKEDAGWKQCGRCASLVPPGERATCAACAIAAAQERERLVTRLLFEVPWLGYAGIAALVDGLGRDEYETIRARLLARWWETLARAARAKRLSRDRRERLVASSYVIVKSGLEPERIAPETMHAVLGDEIFALLYEVRE, from the coding sequence ATGCTGAAGCGGCTGGGGGAAGCGCTCGCGAGCTGGTCGCCGCGAGGCGAGGAGGAGGGCGGGGATCCGCTCGCACGCGTGAGCGCGGCGTGGCCGCAGGTCGTCGGCGCGGAGGTCGCGCGCAACTCGCAGCCGGTGCGCATCGCCGGCGACGCGCTCGTCGTCGCTACCCGTTCGAGCGCCTGGAGCGAGCAGCTCAGCTTTCTTTCCGAGCGCATTCTCGCATCGCTTCGCGAGCGATTCGGGTTGAAAGAGGTGCGGAGGTTGCGTTTCCGCGGTGGTCGATTCGTACGCCCTGCCGCCGCACGCGTGATTCGCGGGAGTGTCGGCAGCGGCACGCGCCGACGCGTCAGGGCTCGCGATGCGACCTCCTCGCCCGAAGAAGCAATCGCGCGGTTTCGAGTCGACGTGACGCGCGCTCGGCGGGCGAAAGAGGACGCCGGGTGGAAGCAATGCGGCAGATGCGCGAGCTTGGTCCCGCCCGGCGAGCGCGCGACGTGCGCCGCGTGCGCGATCGCCGCAGCACAAGAGCGAGAGCGGCTCGTGACACGGCTGCTCTTCGAAGTGCCGTGGCTCGGTTATGCCGGGATCGCTGCGCTCGTCGACGGCTTGGGGAGGGACGAATACGAGACGATACGCGCGCGCCTGTTGGCGCGCTGGTGGGAGACGCTCGCACGCGCCGCGCGTGCCAAACGCCTGTCGCGCGACCGTCGCGAACGGCTCGTGGCAAGCTCCTACGTCATCGTGAAGAGCGGGCTCGAGCCGGAGCGCATCGCGCCGGAGACGATGCACGCGGTTCTCGGAGACGAGATTTT